A genomic window from Flavobacterium johnsoniae includes:
- a CDS encoding aldo/keto reductase, whose product MKKIKLGNQGLIIPPIGLGCMGMTGFEEANMYGAADENEAIKTIHLSLEMGGNFLDTADLYGPLKNEQLIAKAIGKERNKYILATKFGWEIDDAGKVTWAINGSKKYIKKAVERSLKNLNTDYIDLYYMHRLDKNTPIEETVDAMSDLVKEGKVKYLGLSEVSSETIKKAHKIHPITAVQSEYSLFERTAEERGVLKTLKELEIGFVAYSPLGRGFLSGQIRSIDDLPENDFRRAIPRFQENYFHKNIELVKAIENMAEEKNITSSQLALAWIISKGIVPIPGTKRRSYLEQNIKATAVELSPEDLLKLESIVPLGTDTGAPYDEFSMGLLD is encoded by the coding sequence ATGAAAAAGATTAAATTAGGAAATCAAGGATTAATTATTCCTCCAATAGGTTTGGGATGTATGGGAATGACAGGTTTTGAAGAGGCCAATATGTATGGTGCAGCAGATGAAAATGAAGCTATAAAAACAATTCATCTTTCGCTAGAAATGGGAGGCAATTTTTTGGATACAGCAGATTTATACGGTCCGCTAAAAAACGAACAGCTTATAGCAAAAGCTATTGGAAAAGAACGTAACAAATATATTTTGGCTACAAAATTTGGTTGGGAAATTGACGATGCTGGAAAAGTAACTTGGGCGATAAACGGAAGCAAAAAGTATATCAAAAAAGCGGTAGAACGTTCTCTTAAAAATTTGAATACCGATTATATTGATCTTTATTACATGCACCGTCTTGACAAAAATACTCCAATTGAAGAAACGGTTGATGCGATGAGCGATCTTGTTAAAGAAGGCAAAGTGAAATATTTAGGTCTTTCTGAAGTGTCTTCTGAAACAATTAAAAAAGCACATAAAATTCACCCTATTACCGCTGTTCAAAGTGAATATTCTTTGTTTGAAAGAACCGCAGAAGAAAGAGGCGTGCTAAAAACGCTTAAAGAATTGGAGATTGGGTTTGTTGCTTATTCTCCTTTAGGACGAGGTTTTTTATCAGGACAAATTCGTTCAATTGATGATCTTCCAGAAAATGATTTCCGCAGAGCTATTCCTCGTTTTCAGGAAAATTATTTTCATAAGAATATTGAATTGGTTAAAGCAATTGAAAACATGGCAGAAGAAAAAAACATCACTTCATCTCAACTTGCTCTCGCATGGATTATTAGCAAAGGAATTGTGCCTATTCCAGGAACTAAACGCAGAAGTTATCTCGAGCAAAATATAAAAGCTACTGCCGTAGAATTAAGTCCAGAAGATCTGCTAAAACTTGAAAGTATTGTACCTTTGGGAACTGATACTGGAGCTCCGTATGACGAATTCAGTATGGGACTTCTAGACTAA
- a CDS encoding helix-turn-helix domain-containing protein yields MNTIASVSAFHRLLSLPEPKHPMVSVINLSESIFLEDEIWKGFTNKFYCVALKRDAKGKVRYGQGHYDYDKGVLSFTAPNQVQYLDFHNMECGAGYLLIFHEDFILKHPLAQKIHDFGFFSYAVNEALHLSEQEEKYLIEILDRIDRECQHIDHHTQDIILSQIDLLLNYSSRFYERQFITRKNNSHTLLSKFERFINDYYNESIKEKGLLSVGLAAEAMNLSPNYLSDFLKIHTGRNASEHIYEKLINKAKEKLSVTELSVSEIAYTLGFEHPQSFSTLFKKRTQMAPLEFREKIRNN; encoded by the coding sequence ATGAATACTATTGCATCTGTTTCTGCCTTTCATCGCCTGCTTTCTCTTCCAGAACCCAAACATCCAATGGTAAGCGTTATAAATTTATCGGAAAGCATTTTTTTGGAAGATGAAATCTGGAAAGGATTTACAAATAAATTTTACTGTGTCGCTTTAAAAAGAGACGCAAAAGGAAAAGTTAGATATGGTCAAGGGCATTACGATTATGATAAAGGAGTATTAAGTTTTACTGCACCTAATCAGGTGCAGTATTTAGATTTTCATAATATGGAATGTGGAGCTGGATATCTGCTGATATTTCATGAAGATTTTATTTTAAAACATCCTTTAGCGCAAAAAATACACGATTTTGGATTTTTCTCATATGCTGTAAATGAAGCGTTGCATTTATCAGAACAAGAAGAAAAATATCTGATAGAAATTCTCGACAGAATTGACAGAGAATGCCAGCATATCGATCATCATACACAAGATATTATTCTATCGCAGATTGATCTTCTTCTAAACTATTCGAGCCGATTTTATGAAAGACAATTTATAACCCGAAAAAACAACAGTCACACTTTGCTTTCTAAATTTGAAAGATTTATAAATGATTATTATAATGAAAGCATAAAAGAAAAAGGTCTTTTAAGCGTTGGTTTAGCTGCTGAAGCGATGAATCTTTCTCCAAATTACCTCAGCGATTTTCTTAAAATACATACCGGTCGCAACGCGAGTGAACATATTTATGAAAAATTGATAAATAAAGCCAAAGAAAAACTATCCGTAACCGAATTGTCTGTTAGTGAAATTGCTTACACTCTTGGTTTTGAGCATCCGCAATCGTTTAGCACGCTTTTTAAGAAAAGAACACAAATGGCTCCTTTAGAATTTCGAGAAAAAATTAGGAACAATTAA
- a CDS encoding TetR/AcrR family transcriptional regulator, which produces MRGRPTLHEDSNIIKKAQEIFWKKGYNATSLSDLRKATGAGAGSFYNTFKRGKKEVFEKAIQERRLAFDLFKEELNRSKYPLELIKDFFKSIADADKNEHLKGCIIANTVVEMTYIDEDLEAISVQILKEVEEMFTEVIRDEQKKENIKTHTSPEILGKYLITFWCGLNTLRRMYPDKKVLREQIEMQLAVIS; this is translated from the coding sequence ATGAGAGGAAGACCAACCCTACATGAAGATTCAAATATTATAAAAAAAGCTCAGGAGATTTTTTGGAAGAAAGGTTACAACGCAACCTCGCTAAGCGATTTACGAAAAGCTACGGGCGCAGGTGCGGGAAGTTTTTATAATACTTTTAAGAGAGGCAAAAAAGAAGTTTTTGAAAAAGCCATTCAAGAAAGAAGACTGGCTTTTGATCTTTTTAAGGAAGAATTAAATAGAAGTAAATATCCATTAGAATTAATCAAAGACTTTTTTAAAAGCATTGCAGACGCAGATAAAAATGAACATCTTAAAGGCTGTATCATTGCTAATACTGTAGTTGAAATGACTTATATTGATGAAGATCTTGAAGCAATTTCTGTACAGATATTAAAAGAAGTTGAAGAAATGTTTACCGAAGTTATTAGAGATGAACAGAAAAAGGAAAATATAAAAACGCACACTTCTCCAGAAATTCTTGGAAAATATCTTATAACATTTTGGTGCGGACTCAATACACTCCGCAGAATGTATCCTGACAAAAAGGTATTAAGAGAACAAATCGAAATGCAATTAGCTGTTATCAGCTAA
- a CDS encoding SDR family NAD(P)-dependent oxidoreductase produces MNLKLEGKKAFISGSTQGIGFAIAQHLLAENAEVIINGRNREKTKLAVQKLLAEFPNAKISGFAADFGKKDEVEELVQKLNDIDILINNVGIFELKNFEELEDEDWYKFFEINVMSSIRLSKKLLPSMLNKKTGRIIFISSESGLNIPGNMIHYGITKAAMSAVSNGLSKLTKGTEVTVNTILGGPTYSDGVAATIEQIAAMQNLKVEQMKSLIVQQTNPDSLLQRFINPSEIASLAVYLSSPLSIATNGATLRADGGVLKTI; encoded by the coding sequence ATGAATTTAAAATTAGAAGGAAAAAAAGCTTTCATCAGCGGATCAACACAAGGAATTGGTTTTGCAATTGCACAACATTTACTAGCAGAAAATGCAGAAGTTATTATTAATGGAAGAAATAGAGAAAAAACTAAGTTGGCTGTTCAGAAATTATTAGCTGAATTTCCTAACGCAAAAATTTCTGGGTTTGCAGCTGACTTTGGAAAAAAAGACGAAGTTGAGGAATTAGTACAAAAACTAAATGATATTGACATTCTAATTAATAACGTTGGCATTTTCGAATTAAAAAATTTTGAAGAGCTAGAAGATGAAGATTGGTACAAATTTTTCGAAATCAATGTTATGAGTTCGATTCGGCTTTCAAAGAAACTTTTACCTTCAATGTTAAACAAAAAAACAGGAAGAATAATTTTTATCTCTAGTGAATCTGGATTAAATATTCCGGGAAACATGATTCACTATGGAATCACAAAAGCAGCAATGTCAGCTGTTAGCAATGGTTTATCAAAACTTACGAAAGGCACAGAAGTTACGGTAAACACCATTCTTGGCGGTCCAACTTACTCGGACGGCGTGGCTGCAACTATAGAACAAATTGCCGCAATGCAAAACCTTAAAGTAGAACAAATGAAAAGCCTCATCGTACAACAAACCAATCCAGATTCCTTACTGCAACGATTTATAAATCCATCAGAAATTGCTTCATTAGCAGTTTATCTTTCTAGTCCGTTATCAATAGCAACTAATGGAGCTACTTTAAGAGCCGATGGAGGTGTTTTAAAAACGATCTAA
- a CDS encoding efflux transporter outer membrane subunit: protein MKTLYKIGIVLLTATIMTSCVVGKKYARTDLNAPEKYREEIAVTGDTVLLPWKNYYKDPLLVNLIEKALVKNNEVLIAMKSMEQLDLAYKQAKLSLLPTLDFDAGASRSYLSKNSLNGSLSSQFTSKDYMDDYSATLKLSWEADIWGKAVMQKRDAKAAYFGQKENLSALKTRIIVQVAQSYYNLLGLDEQLKIAEKNIELSTSTLDMMKLQYNSGSISSLAVNQTEAQKKTAELLVPLAKANIAVQENALQILCGEYPDKIERAGNIDAAEISVVFPTGIPVSLLSRRPDVKASEYAVMSATAKTGLSKAAMYPTLSLNPSIGVNSFEFDTWFNFPGSLTKTIAANLAQPIFRKKALRTAYEVAVLEQEKAAVQFKQSFITAVGEVNDAMSRLKYADERIVLAKEKATSLDKATADASLLYKSGMANYLEVITAQNSSLQNDLDVVTIKLEKLNAAINLYRALGGGVE, encoded by the coding sequence ATGAAAACACTATATAAAATCGGAATTGTTTTACTTACCGCAACGATTATGACTTCGTGCGTAGTAGGAAAAAAATATGCCCGTACAGATTTAAATGCTCCAGAAAAATACCGTGAAGAAATCGCTGTAACTGGAGATACGGTTTTGCTTCCGTGGAAAAACTATTATAAAGATCCTTTGTTGGTTAATTTAATTGAAAAAGCCCTCGTTAAAAATAATGAGGTGCTTATTGCAATGAAAAGTATGGAACAGCTTGATCTTGCTTACAAACAAGCCAAGCTGTCCTTACTTCCCACACTTGATTTTGACGCAGGCGCGAGCCGTTCGTATCTTTCAAAAAATTCATTAAACGGATCTTTGAGTTCGCAGTTTACAAGCAAAGATTACATGGACGATTACAGCGCCACGCTAAAATTGTCTTGGGAAGCTGATATTTGGGGAAAAGCTGTCATGCAGAAAAGAGATGCAAAAGCGGCTTATTTTGGTCAGAAAGAAAATCTATCGGCTTTAAAAACCAGAATTATTGTTCAAGTTGCACAATCGTATTACAATCTTTTAGGTTTAGATGAACAGCTGAAAATTGCAGAGAAAAACATCGAATTAAGTACCAGTACTTTAGATATGATGAAATTGCAATACAATTCAGGTTCTATAAGTTCTTTAGCGGTAAATCAGACCGAAGCTCAGAAAAAAACGGCTGAATTATTAGTGCCTTTAGCGAAAGCAAATATTGCTGTTCAAGAAAATGCTTTGCAGATTTTATGCGGAGAATATCCAGACAAAATTGAAAGAGCAGGAAATATTGACGCCGCAGAAATTTCGGTTGTTTTCCCGACAGGAATTCCAGTTTCACTTTTAAGCCGAAGACCAGACGTAAAAGCAAGCGAATATGCTGTAATGTCTGCAACAGCAAAAACAGGATTATCAAAAGCGGCAATGTATCCAACTTTAAGTTTAAATCCGTCTATTGGAGTAAATTCATTTGAGTTTGATACTTGGTTCAATTTTCCTGGATCTTTAACTAAAACTATTGCTGCCAATTTAGCACAGCCAATTTTTAGAAAAAAAGCCTTAAGAACCGCTTATGAAGTTGCTGTTTTAGAACAAGAAAAAGCGGCGGTTCAGTTTAAACAATCTTTTATTACTGCTGTTGGAGAAGTTAATGATGCCATGTCAAGACTAAAATATGCAGACGAAAGAATTGTTTTAGCAAAAGAAAAAGCAACGTCTTTAGACAAAGCAACTGCAGATGCTTCTCTTCTTTATAAAAGCGGAATGGCAAATTACTTAGAAGTTATCACTGCTCAAAACAGTTCACTTCAAAATGATTTAGACGTTGTAACAATAAAGTTAGAAAAACTCAATGCAGCAATAAATCTCTACCGAGCTTTAGGAGGCGGAGTAGAATAG
- a CDS encoding efflux RND transporter permease subunit, translating to MLKKIIDRPVLATVISIVLVILGIIGLTRLSVTRFPDISPPTVMVSGSYPGGNSETVIRSVVTPLEEQINGVENMQYIKSTASNDGSFSISVIFKQGVDPDQAAVNVQNRVQQATPKLPQEVVRMGLTTSKQQNSMIVIFNLYTEDNAKYDELFLQNYANINLVPQMKRVPGVGQVQIFGQKDYSMRVWLDPRKMANAGLVPSDVTQAIAEQSLESAPGKLGEESSAALEYVIRYKGKKNKPEQYENIVVKNNGSNVLRLKDVARVEFGSISYSGDNKSNSKNAVTMAILQTSGSNANDIEIGINKEVERLSKSFPPGIKYVNVMSTKERLDEATGQVKSTLFEAFILVFIVVFIFLQDIRSTIIPAIAVPVAIVGTFFFLLVFGFTVNILTLFALVLAIGIVVDDAIVVVEAVHSKMEEDSEITAKEATHSAMAEITGAVISITLVMSAVFIPIGFMTGSSGIFYKQFAYTLAIAIIISAVNALTLTPALCALLLKNHGDKHGNNEHKTTFKERFFVGFNSSFENLTGRYIKGVRFLIGRKWIAAGLVAGITAIAVYMMMSTPKSFVPLEDDGFMVYSLSMPPGTALDRTTAVIQKMEKELGSVEAIDVNTSITGFNILSNSASPAYGLGFIKLKPKKERGAVKDIDEIMNEVNGKLAKIKEGQIMVFRMPPVEGFGVTSGAEIVLQDRMARSPETLKAMSDKVIAQIMQQPGVQYAYTTFRADYPQLELEVDEDKARQMGVNIKELLGNIQTYFAGDQSADFSRFGKFYRVNVKADGIFRMDEDAFNEIFVRNAEMQMVPVKSIVKFHKVYGPESVNRYNLYNSVNITAMALPGYSNGQIMGNLEKVLDKLPADYSYEWTGLSLEEKAGGSQTVAIFGLCLLFVFFLLAAQYESYLLPLAVLLSIPTGILGAFAGIKAVGLDNNIYVQVGLIMLVGLLAKNAILIVEFALQRRLGGSSIIEAAIEGARSRLRPIIMTSLAFIVGMIPLMFASGGTAVGNRSISVSAAVGMFSGVVLGIFVIPLLFIVFQYLQEKVSGKKIAVQVQTIKE from the coding sequence ATGTTAAAGAAAATAATAGACAGGCCAGTTTTGGCTACAGTCATTTCCATTGTATTGGTTATCTTGGGGATTATAGGTCTTACGAGATTATCTGTAACGAGATTCCCAGATATTTCGCCTCCAACCGTTATGGTAAGTGGTTCATATCCTGGAGGAAATAGTGAAACCGTTATTCGTTCGGTGGTAACGCCATTAGAAGAACAGATTAACGGAGTTGAAAATATGCAGTATATAAAATCTACTGCCAGTAACGACGGATCTTTTTCTATCAGCGTAATTTTTAAGCAAGGAGTCGATCCAGATCAGGCTGCTGTAAACGTTCAAAACAGAGTACAGCAGGCAACTCCAAAATTACCTCAAGAAGTAGTTCGTATGGGGCTTACGACTTCAAAACAACAAAATAGTATGATTGTTATCTTCAATTTATATACAGAAGATAATGCTAAGTATGACGAGTTGTTTTTGCAGAATTATGCCAATATAAATCTTGTACCTCAAATGAAACGTGTTCCCGGTGTTGGGCAGGTTCAAATTTTTGGTCAGAAAGATTATTCGATGCGAGTTTGGCTTGATCCGCGTAAAATGGCAAATGCTGGTTTAGTACCTTCAGATGTTACACAGGCAATTGCAGAGCAGAGTTTAGAATCGGCTCCTGGAAAATTAGGAGAAGAATCTTCAGCGGCTTTAGAATATGTAATTCGTTACAAAGGAAAAAAGAACAAACCAGAACAATATGAAAATATTGTAGTTAAAAATAACGGAAGCAATGTTTTAAGATTAAAAGACGTTGCACGAGTAGAATTTGGTTCTATTTCGTACAGCGGTGATAATAAATCGAACAGTAAAAATGCCGTTACAATGGCAATTTTACAAACTTCGGGTTCAAACGCCAATGATATTGAAATCGGAATCAATAAGGAAGTAGAAAGATTATCTAAATCTTTTCCTCCAGGTATAAAATACGTTAATGTAATGAGTACCAAAGAAAGATTGGATGAAGCGACAGGACAGGTAAAATCGACTTTGTTTGAAGCTTTTATTCTGGTATTTATCGTAGTATTTATCTTCCTGCAAGACATTCGCTCGACGATTATTCCGGCGATTGCGGTTCCTGTGGCAATTGTCGGAACGTTTTTCTTTCTGTTGGTTTTCGGATTTACGGTTAATATCCTGACACTTTTTGCTTTGGTTTTAGCAATCGGAATTGTGGTCGATGATGCGATTGTGGTTGTAGAAGCCGTTCACAGTAAAATGGAAGAAGATTCAGAAATTACAGCTAAAGAAGCTACACATAGCGCGATGGCAGAAATTACCGGAGCAGTTATCTCAATTACTTTGGTTATGTCTGCGGTTTTTATTCCGATTGGATTTATGACAGGATCTTCAGGAATTTTCTATAAACAATTCGCTTATACATTGGCAATTGCGATTATCATTTCGGCTGTAAATGCCTTGACTTTAACGCCTGCGTTATGCGCACTTTTGTTAAAAAATCACGGAGATAAACATGGAAATAACGAACATAAAACGACTTTTAAAGAACGTTTTTTTGTTGGATTTAATAGCAGTTTCGAAAATTTAACGGGAAGATATATCAAAGGTGTTCGTTTTTTAATTGGAAGAAAATGGATTGCAGCTGGATTAGTTGCCGGAATTACGGCAATTGCTGTTTATATGATGATGTCGACACCAAAAAGTTTCGTTCCGTTAGAAGATGATGGTTTCATGGTATACAGTTTATCAATGCCACCAGGAACGGCTTTGGATCGTACAACTGCGGTAATTCAAAAAATGGAAAAAGAATTAGGTTCTGTAGAAGCTATTGATGTTAATACGAGTATTACAGGATTTAATATTTTGAGTAATAGTGCCAGCCCTGCTTACGGTTTAGGATTTATCAAATTAAAACCTAAAAAAGAAAGAGGAGCAGTTAAGGATATTGACGAAATTATGAATGAGGTAAACGGAAAACTGGCTAAAATTAAAGAAGGTCAGATTATGGTTTTCAGAATGCCTCCAGTTGAAGGTTTTGGTGTAACAAGTGGTGCAGAAATTGTTTTGCAGGATAGAATGGCGAGAAGTCCAGAAACTTTAAAAGCAATGTCTGACAAAGTTATCGCTCAGATTATGCAACAACCTGGAGTACAATATGCTTACACGACTTTTAGGGCAGATTATCCGCAATTAGAATTAGAAGTTGACGAAGACAAAGCGCGTCAAATGGGTGTAAATATCAAGGAACTTTTAGGAAATATCCAAACGTATTTTGCAGGAGATCAATCTGCTGACTTTTCGAGATTTGGTAAATTTTACAGAGTGAATGTAAAAGCCGATGGAATTTTTAGAATGGACGAAGATGCCTTTAATGAAATTTTCGTAAGAAATGCTGAGATGCAAATGGTTCCAGTAAAATCGATTGTGAAATTCCATAAAGTATATGGACCAGAATCGGTAAATCGTTACAACCTTTATAATTCGGTAAATATTACAGCAATGGCATTGCCAGGTTATAGTAACGGTCAGATTATGGGGAATCTAGAAAAAGTTTTAGACAAACTTCCAGCAGATTACAGTTACGAATGGACAGGTTTAAGTCTTGAGGAAAAAGCAGGAGGAAGCCAGACTGTTGCCATTTTTGGGTTATGTCTATTGTTTGTATTCTTTCTGCTTGCTGCTCAATACGAAAGTTATTTATTGCCACTTGCAGTATTGCTTTCTATTCCAACAGGAATTTTAGGAGCTTTCGCAGGAATTAAAGCGGTTGGTCTAGATAACAATATTTATGTTCAGGTCGGATTAATTATGCTCGTCGGACTTTTGGCGAAAAACGCGATTTTGATTGTAGAATTTGCTTTACAAAGACGTCTCGGCGGATCATCAATAATAGAAGCGGCAATTGAAGGAGCACGATCAAGGTTACGACCAATTATAATGACTTCGCTTGCTTTTATTGTAGGTATGATTCCGTTAATGTTCGCTTCTGGAGGAACAGCAGTCGGAAACCGATCAATAAGTGTGAGTGCCGCTGTGGGAATGTTTAGCGGTGTTGTATTGGGAATTTTTGTGATTCCGTTGCTTTTCATTGTATTCCAATATTTACAGGAAAAAGTATCAGGAAAGAAGATTGCAGTACAAGTTCAAACCATAAAAGAATAA
- a CDS encoding efflux RND transporter periplasmic adaptor subunit produces the protein MTKQFFKNNQAIGMIAVLLIILSLSSCGKSGDAQMAPPKPEVDFLQTSSASGDIEKKYPGTVEGTVNVDIKAQVSGYLEAIYVKEGDYVSKGQSLFKIKGDVYAEQVNNSRAAYKNALANQANAKLEVEKIKPLVEGKVFSDMQLKTAQANYEAATAQVAQAKAALGSSQLNADFSLIKAPVSGYISRIPNRIGNLVTPNDAVPLTTLSEINNVFVYFSLTEADYLAFSKDSKSDKSVSLIMADDSEYDQKGKLEVASGNIDRATGTIALKAIFPNPKKELRSGGSARIVLNKNLSSVITIPMASVKDIQDKFFVFVLKEGNKVAMVPIEIAGNSGANYYVKSGLKSGDKVALNSIDVLYDSMEVVPKTAAKNLSSK, from the coding sequence ATGACAAAACAGTTTTTTAAGAATAATCAAGCAATTGGTATGATTGCGGTTTTATTAATAATCCTCTCGCTTTCTTCATGCGGAAAGAGTGGAGATGCGCAAATGGCACCTCCTAAACCAGAAGTTGACTTTCTTCAGACAAGTTCGGCATCTGGAGATATCGAAAAAAAATATCCAGGTACTGTTGAAGGTACTGTAAACGTTGATATAAAAGCGCAAGTTTCAGGTTATCTGGAAGCGATTTATGTAAAAGAAGGAGATTATGTAAGCAAAGGGCAATCTCTTTTTAAAATAAAAGGCGATGTTTATGCAGAACAGGTAAACAACAGTCGTGCGGCTTATAAAAATGCATTAGCAAATCAAGCAAATGCAAAACTAGAAGTCGAGAAAATTAAACCTTTGGTTGAAGGAAAAGTTTTTTCTGACATGCAGTTAAAAACTGCACAAGCAAATTATGAAGCTGCAACTGCACAAGTAGCACAGGCTAAAGCCGCTTTAGGATCATCTCAGTTAAATGCCGATTTCTCTTTGATTAAAGCTCCTGTAAGCGGCTATATTAGCCGTATTCCAAATCGTATTGGAAATTTAGTTACGCCAAACGACGCTGTTCCATTAACAACGCTTTCAGAAATTAATAACGTGTTTGTGTATTTCTCTCTAACAGAAGCCGATTATCTGGCTTTTTCAAAAGATTCAAAATCAGATAAATCGGTGAGTTTGATTATGGCAGACGACAGCGAATATGATCAAAAAGGAAAACTAGAAGTTGCCAGTGGAAATATAGATCGCGCTACAGGAACAATTGCTCTAAAAGCTATTTTTCCAAATCCTAAAAAAGAATTGCGTTCTGGAGGTTCTGCTAGAATTGTATTGAACAAGAATTTGTCTTCTGTTATTACAATTCCGATGGCGAGTGTAAAAGATATTCAGGATAAATTTTTTGTTTTTGTTTTGAAAGAAGGCAATAAAGTAGCAATGGTTCCAATTGAAATTGCAGGAAATTCTGGAGCGAATTATTACGTAAAATCAGGTTTGAAATCAGGCGACAAAGTTGCGCTTAATTCTATCGATGTACTTTATGATAGTATGGAAGTTGTTCCAAAAACGGCTGCAAAAAATCTTAGCAGCAAATAA
- a CDS encoding LytR/AlgR family response regulator transcription factor — MKILIVEDESINASRLKRLLEELEPNCEILGIIDTVVDTVTWLNSNPTPDLITMDIRLADGLSFAIFDEVNISCPVIFTTAYDEYAIRAFKVNSIDYLMKPIEKNELEHALTKFKSLNKNETSYTNITGILKELIQKPVFRMRFLVTYRDGYKSVDVSEIDFIYSEFKTSNLFLKSGVIISIPQTMEELEQELDPNIFFRANRQFFIRAESIKSIANYFNAKLKIQLKRDPEREVIISREKTPLFKQWMDR; from the coding sequence ATGAAAATTTTAATTGTAGAAGATGAAAGTATCAATGCAAGCCGCTTAAAAAGACTGCTTGAAGAGCTAGAACCAAATTGTGAAATTTTAGGCATTATTGACACCGTTGTAGATACGGTAACATGGTTAAATTCAAATCCTACTCCAGATTTAATTACTATGGATATTCGTTTGGCTGACGGATTGAGTTTTGCCATTTTTGATGAAGTGAATATCTCTTGTCCTGTAATTTTTACTACCGCTTATGACGAATATGCAATTCGAGCATTTAAGGTAAACAGCATCGATTATTTGATGAAACCAATCGAAAAAAACGAATTGGAACATGCTTTAACAAAATTTAAATCATTAAATAAAAACGAAACTAGTTATACCAATATTACTGGAATTTTAAAAGAACTTATTCAGAAACCAGTATTTAGAATGCGTTTTTTAGTTACGTATCGCGACGGTTACAAAAGCGTTGATGTTTCAGAAATTGACTTTATTTACTCTGAATTTAAAACCAGTAATTTATTTCTTAAATCGGGTGTAATTATCTCGATTCCGCAAACAATGGAAGAATTAGAGCAAGAATTAGATCCGAATATCTTTTTTCGAGCTAATCGCCAATTTTTTATTCGCGCCGAAAGCATCAAATCTATTGCGAACTACTTCAACGCAAAACTGAAAATCCAATTAAAACGAGATCCCGAACGCGAAGTAATTATTAGCCGAGAAAAAACGCCTTTGTTTAAACAGTGGATGGATCGCTGA
- a CDS encoding sensor histidine kinase — protein MLLNYFFSWLWDYLYPCTALEENDLVTIWQSKIMAAIISLFISAIHTGIFLLNRWRLNAIETAELKIKASELQEAVTRSKLESLKMQLDPHFVFNNFSTLTELIYEDQKEAASFLENITRVYRYMISNSNKDTITVKEEIEFLNAYFYLLKKRLGEKIDLKIEIDSSAFSLHLPPLTLQLLVENAVKHNTATLANPLTISILSDSGDIIVRNKLQQTAGKSLISTGIGNKNIEFRYKILSQKMPSFSESNGYYEVRLPLI, from the coding sequence ATGCTCTTAAACTACTTTTTTTCTTGGCTTTGGGATTATCTATATCCTTGCACAGCATTAGAAGAAAATGACTTGGTTACGATTTGGCAGTCTAAAATTATGGCTGCCATTATTTCGCTTTTCATCAGCGCTATTCATACTGGAATATTTCTGCTAAACAGATGGCGTTTAAACGCTATTGAAACTGCCGAATTAAAAATTAAAGCTTCAGAACTTCAGGAAGCGGTTACGCGTTCTAAATTAGAATCTTTAAAAATGCAATTGGATCCGCATTTTGTGTTCAACAATTTCAGTACACTTACAGAATTGATTTATGAAGACCAAAAAGAAGCGGCTTCTTTTTTAGAAAATATAACGAGAGTATATCGTTATATGATTTCAAATTCGAATAAAGATACAATCACGGTAAAAGAAGAAATAGAGTTTTTAAACGCTTATTTCTATTTATTGAAGAAACGCCTTGGTGAAAAAATTGATTTGAAAATTGAGATTGATTCTTCTGCATTTTCGCTTCATTTGCCGCCATTAACACTGCAATTACTGGTAGAAAATGCTGTAAAGCACAATACGGCAACTTTGGCAAATCCGCTTACAATATCTATTTTATCCGATTCAGGTGATATTATTGTTAGAAATAAATTGCAGCAAACTGCTGGAAAAAGTCTGATTTCAACTGGAATTGGAAATAAAAATATTGAATTCCGTTATAAAATCTTATCTCAAAAAATGCCGAGTTTTAGTGAATCAAACGGTTATTATGAGGTGCGTCTTCCATTAATTTAA